In Mycolicibacterium gadium, the genomic window CGGGTTATTGGGGTACAGGACCTGCTGATCGGCTTTCCGATGGCCGCCATATTGGTCATCATCGGATTGTTGTTGATCGGGCTGCATTCACTGCGCGAATAGCGGTCCCTTCATCGGATCGCACTGCCTGTTCGCTGCGCCAGCGCCTGCGCGGGGACGATGCAGAGCGTCTGTTTGTGGCAGAGGGTGTTGCGCCGCCTTGAGCGCCCAGAGACCGCAGGGAGCAAGAATGCTGCAAACGCTCATCGATATCGACTCGGACCCGAGCGCACCGAGCAGCCGGATACGCAGTAGTTACGTAGAATGGTGTTGATGGCACATCGCGGCGAAAGGCGGATATGGGCAGTATGCTTCGCGGGCTAGTGGTATGGGCCGTCACCGCCGCAGCGGTGGTTTTCGGCGCACCGGCCGCGGGTTCGGGCGCGGCCGCCTCATCGAGCGTGGACAACCGTGTCGCGCTGCTGCGTCCGCAACCTGGACAGGTGGTGGGGATTGCCCATCCGGTGCTAGTGGCATTCACCACCCCGGTGAAAGACCGCACGGCAGTCGAGCGCAGCATCAAAGTCACCGCATCACAGCCGGTGACGGGTCGATTCACCTGGGTCAGCGACAGCTTCTTGGAGTGGAACCCGGATGGCTTCTGGCCCGCGCATTCGACGATCACTGTGGGTGTAGGTGGCATGAAGAGCGAGTTCACTACCGGAGCGGCGGTGGTGAGCGTCGCCGATATCTCGGCCCACACGTTCACTGTAAGCATCGATGACCAGGTGGTGCGCGAGATGCCAGCATCGCTGGGCAAGCCGGGCTTCGACACGCCCGTGGGCACCTTCAGTGTGCTGGAGAAGCAACGCAACGTGGTGTTCGACTCTCGCACCATTGGCATTCCGCTCGACGACCCCGAGGGCTATCTGATCGACGGCGAGTACGGCGTGCGGGTGACGTGGGGCGGGGTGTATGTGCATTCGGCGCCCTGGTCAGTCGGGTCGCAGGGCTCGGCCAACGTCAGCCACGGGTGCATCAACCTCAGCCCGGAAAACGCCGAATGGTATTTCAACACCGTGCACGTTGGCGACCCGGTAATTGTGCGAAGCTAGCGGCCACACACTGAACGTTGGCGACGGCGCGGATGCCAATCTTCGGTCCGGCTAATTGCACTCGGCGACTGGCGATTCGGTGAAAGCGTTCTAGGCCGCTGAGATCCGTGCCGATTGGCAAATACCGGATATGCCTGATGATTCGTGACCGCCGCTGGCTTTTGACGGCCCTGTGCGGTTCGGAGTCCCAGCCGCAGAGCAGCCATCGCTCGCTTCTGGCGGTCATGACTCACTGGTGAAGCGGGAATAGTTTCTGCCCGGGCATGCCACGTTGCCGCGCCGCGCCGCGCCTAAGCTCCCGTGCGATGTAGGCTCAGCAGCAACAACGCTGAAGGGTGAAACGGTGCGGGTACGTGGTTTCGGGGAGTTGGAAGCCGTCGTTATGGATCGCGTCTGGAATCGCGATCCCGAGACGGTAACAGTGCGTGAAATTTTCGAGGAACTTTCGGCCGAGCGGCGCATCGCCTACACGACGGTGATGTCGACGATGGACAACCTGCACACCAAAGGCTGGCTTGAGCGGGAACGCGACGGCCGGGCCTATCGGTATTGGGCCATCATGACGCGCGAGGAGCACACTGCCCAGCTGATGCGTGAAGCCCTCGACGGCGGCGGCCGCTCAGAATTGGTTCTCAGCTACTTCATCGAGCAGATTGGGCCGAAGGAATCCGAGCGGCTGCGAGAGGCGTTGCGGCGGCTGGCGAGGCGGTCGACCAAGGCGAAGAGGCGGTGAGCATCGCCGCGTGCCTGCTGCTCTACAGCGTGGCGGTGGTCGTGTTGGGGCCGCCGGTGTTGGGCTTCCTCACCCGGGGCGGGCATGCACCCAGGTGCGGGGTGGCAGCCTGGCTGATCGCGATCGTTACCGTCCTGCTCACCTGGGCGACCATTGCCGTGCTGGTGATCCTCGACGTGTTCGCCCACTGGCACCAGCGCGGCTCATTTGTGGAGTCGTGCTTCGAAATGCTGTGTGACCTGGCGGCCGGTAAAGCCGGTAGCGCACCGCAATTGATGCTCCTGGCGGGGTCGGCCGGCGCAGTCGGCGCAGTCGCCGTCATCGGCATCCGGCTTGTACGCACCATCGGGCGGCTACGTGCGCATGCCCACGGCCATGCACAAGCTGTCCGACTGGTGGGGCGCCCGAGGACCGAACGTGATGTGTTCGTCGTCGACGCCGCCGAGCGCACCGCTTACTGCGTCTCGGGCAAGCCACCTGCAATCGTGGTCACTACCGCAGCCGTAGCGGCTCTAGATGAGCGGGAATTGGGAGCCGTGATCGCACATGAGCGCGCGCATCTCGATGGCCATCACCCCAGAACGGTCACGGCGTTGCGCAGTTTGGCGCTGGTCTTTCCCCGCTTTGCTTTGATGACACGCGGTGCCGCGGAGGTCTCACGGCTGTTGGAAATGTGCGCCGATGATGCCGCCGCCCGCCGGCATGGAAACCGTGCACTGCTCACCGGGTTGATGGCTCTGGCTGGCGGTGCGCCCGCAGCAGCGCTGGGCGCTGCCGATGTCGCAGTATTGAATCGCGCTGAACGCCTTGCCCTTCCGCCGGCACATCATGTCCGGGTCCGTGCACAGGCTGCCCTGACAAGCGCGTCGACGCTAATTGCCTTGGCTCCGCTGGGTACCATTATGCTCGGCGTATCTGGCGTGCTGATGTGCAGGTAGGTGTTATCGGAGCTCTGACAAGACCACTTTGCGGCCGAAGGTGCAGAGCAACACCATGACCGCCGACGCTCATCCCGGGTGACTGCAGTCTGAACGATGCCGGCGCGCGCCGATGTCACACCATCGAGAACCGGGTTCGTTTCCGACGGACATTCTGAACGTTGTGCGCAGCGCTGCAACGATTGGCGAGTCAATCGAGCAAGGCAAAGAGGCGGTGAACATCGCTGCGTGCCGGGCTTTCGCACGTCCTCGGCCGTGCCAGTCCTGCCCCGCCGCAGTCTGGCGGGTCGCGATCGGCATTGTGCTGCTGACCTGGATGACCCGTGGCGGCACTACTCGTTCTCCATGTGGTCGCTCACCGGCAGCAACGCGGCTCATTCGTCGCATGCATAGAACTACTGTGCGACTTCGCCGCCGGCGGAGCCGGTCCGGTACCGCAGGGTGCTGCTCCTGACAGCATCGGCCGCGATAATCGAAGCCGGTCGGCTCCTCGGTTCAAGTCCTGCGGGTCATTGTGGCGCCTGCATGCGTGCACTCACGGACATGCGCAAGCTGTCCCCGCCGATGTCGAGACGTCATCCGCGCCATAAGTACTCACTATCCACCGGGACTGACGGCACCCACTGAATGGCCCGAAGTGTAAAGACGGAGAACTCCGGAAGCGATGCCTGTCTGCTGCCTGGCTCAGTATTAGCTGGAGACTGGGGGACGGGTTGGGTCGGAGTCGCCGAGCGCGGTTTGTCGGGTGGTCGATCGGGTCGCCGTGGCAGCCGAAGCGCACCGAAACGCCGCATCGAGCCGCCAGCCGGTGCTAATTCGAGATCTCGAAGCGCTGCTGCTGATGTGATCTGCGTTACACGAGTGATTGTCTAAGCAGGAGTGCCGAATCCCGGTGAGGGCTTTTAAAGTGCACAGCGACCGAGCAAGCCGGTTAGCAATCACATCTACTTATCAGAATAGTAACTGAGCTGCACCGATTCGCGGAGGCCGCGGCTGGGAAACCTCCCGGCAGCGAATTCACTTGCGTCAGTGCAAAAAACCCACTACTGACAGGGAACAATGAATTGATTGGCCTTCACCGCTGCGGAGTTGAGTCGCGACGCGATAACGACACAGACTCGACTTCGCCACCTACGGGGATCGGCCGTAGGAGCTGCTACAGTGGGCAACATTGTGAGCTACAAAGACGCACGCTCGAGTAGACGACTGCGACAGGCAGTCGCCCTCGCTGTTGTCGTCTGGGTGCTCATCATCGGCGCCGACGCGCTGTGGGCGTCACCGGCGGAGCCAGACAACCATGGACCTCATCCGATCGCCACGTCGCTCGCTGATCACTTTGCTGTAGCCCTCGATCACTCACATGCTCGCCAGGCGGCGACACACACGGCCCACGACGTACTGGCCCTGGCCGTATCGCCGCGGACCGCGACGATCCTCGCCACCCTGGTGTTAGCTCTCGGCGTCACAGCCAGCTGGGCCTTCGACCGATGGGCGGCCGGTCAGACGATACGCGGACCGCCCAAACGCGCCTACCTCTTCTTGTCGGGCCGCCAACTTCTGGCGCGCCTCTGCATCGCGCGGCGCTGATCCGGGCAACGCCGGACCGACTGTGCCTTCACGGCATGGCCGGTGGCAACGCTGCCCATCCTTGTCAGCTGCCGCGCCCTCACGTCGCGGCTCCTATGCAGAGGCGACACCTCAATGAACAATGTTCTGTCGATTCATTCCACCGACCTAACATCCTCTCGCTACCGCGGCCTAGGCCGAAACCACCGGCCGGGAACGATGGTCGGCCGTACCCCGGTGCTGCGGATCTCCCAGCCATTCTGTGATGACGAGAGCGGCTTCTGGGCCAAACTCGAGGGGTTCAATCCCGGAGGCATGAAGGACCGGCCAGCCATGTACATGGTGGAACGTGGTCGTGCCCGCGGCGACCTGCGTCCCGGAGCGCGCGTCATCGAGTCAACCAGTGGCACATTGGGTTTAGGGCTGGCGCTGGCCGGCACCGTGTACGGGCATCCCGTAACGCTGGTCGCCGATCCAGGGATGGAGCCGATCATGCACCGCATGCTGTCTGCCTTCGGCGCCGACATTCAGGTCGTGTCGGAACCACATCCGGAAGGCGGCTGGCAACAGGCCCGCCGTGAGCGGGTCGCCGAACTCTTGGCTCAGTACCCACACTCCTGGTACCCCGACCAGTACAACAATCCCGACAACGTCGACGCCTACCAAGACCTGGCACTGGAACTTCACGCCCAGCTCGGCGCCATCGACGTGCTGGTCTGTTCGGTGGGCACCGGCGGACATTCGGCCGGAGTAGCGCGCGTGCTACGCGAATTCAACCCTGACATGCGGTTGATCGGCGTGGATACCATCGGATCGACCATCTTCGGTCAGCCCGCCGCAACCCGCCTGATGCGCGGCTTAGGCTCGAGTATTTATCCAAGTAACGTCGACTACGCGGCCTTCGACGAGGTGCACTGGGTGGGGCCAGCGGAGGCGGTGTGGGCATGCCGCACCTTGGCGGCAACGCATTACGCCAGTGGCGGATGGAGTGTGGGCGCCGTAGCACTCGTCGCAGGATGGGTTGCCCGGAACCACTCTACAGACACCACGATCGCCGCGGTCTTTCCCGACGGCCCGCAACGCTATTTCGATACCGTCTACAACGACGATTATTGCCGAGAGCATCACCTCCTCAATGGGCCGCCGCCCGAAGAGCCGGCTGTCATTTCACATCCGAGCGAACAGGTCGTCAGCTCCTGGACGCGGTGCCTCAAGGTGGTCGACCCTGTAAGGAGCGGCCGATGATCGGCGCTCTGAGGCAGTTCGCGAGCTTCGGTTGGCCGAGCCGGATGCTGATGGTCAACCAGTTCGGCATCAATCTCGGCTTCTACATGCTGATGCCCTACCTGGCCGGGTACCTGGCCGGACCACTTGGCTTAGCGGCCTGGGCGGTCGGTCTGGTGCTGGGTGTGCGCAACTTCTCCCAGCAAGGCATGTTCATCATCGGCGGCACCCTCGCCGACCGGCTAGGTTACAAGCCGCTCATCGTGGCCGGATGTCTGCTGCGGACCGCTGGGTTCGCCCTGCTAATCTTCGCCGATTCGCTGCCCGCCGTTCTGATCGCCTCTGCGGCAACCGGATTCGCCGGAGCACTGTTCAACCCGGCGGTGCGTGCCTATCTGGCCGCTGACTCCGGGCCCCGCCGAGTTGAGGCATTCGCGCTGTTCAACGTCTTCTATCAGGCCGGCATTCTGGCCGGTCCTCTTGCCGGGCTGGCGCTGATGATGCTGGACTTTCGCATCGCGGCTGCGGTCGCTGCAGCCGTATTCGCGCTGTTGACCGTGGCCCAGTTATTCGCCCTGCCCCAGCACAGCGCCGAGACACCTATCGAGAAGACGGCAGTACTCGATGACTGGCGTACCGTCGTAGCTAACCGGTCGTTTCTGTGGTTCGCCGCAGCGATGATCGGTTCCTACGTGTTGAGCTTCCAGGTTTATCTGGCCCTACCGTTGCATGCGGCAGCGCTGGCACCGCATCACGAATCGCTGCTTGTCGCAGCTGTTTTCGTAGTATCCGGTCTTATCGCAGTGGGCGGGCAGATGCGCATCACCCGCTGGTTCGCGGCCCGCTGGGGCGCCGGACGATCACTGACGATCGGCATGCTTATTCTCGCCGTGTCGTTCGCGCCGCTTTTCGCCATACCCAATAGCTCGCGTTTGGGGTCGATCGCGGCCATCGCCGCGCTGTTGCTGTCGGCCGGGCTTTTGGCTGTCGGGTCGGCGGCTGTCTTTCCGTTCGAGATGGACACCATCGTATCCCTTGCCGGCAACCGTCTAGTCGCCACGCACTACGGGTTCTAGGCCACGATCGTGGGGGTGGGAATCCTGGCCGGCAACCTGGCGACCGGAGCACTTCTGCAAGCCGCTCGCAACGCAGGCGCGGACGAATTGCTGTGGGGTGGACTGGCATTGATCGGGTTGTTGGCGGCGATGGCTTTGTACCGGCTGGATCGACGCGGGCACCTGACGCCCGCTTCGGCACTTTCCGCATCGAGGCAAACCTTGAGCTGATCGGAGACTTGCTCGGCCCGCCGGCACGACACCGCCACTCGATGCGATCGTGTCGACGCTGCCAAGACAGTGTCACAACCGTGGGGGCGACCGCCGAATAAGAACCTCTGTCACAAGCGATTCCCGATCCGGAAGTGGCGCGACGGCCAGCACAAAATGTGCGACCGGGGTTTGCTGAAGTCGGTTCACCAACTTCCATTCGAGGTGCCCTCACTGGCTGTGCTTCTGAGACACGGTCGGAGTCGAAAAATGTTGCAGCATAGTGCGATAACTCGTTATGCACTCGTGTTGTTTTAACCTTGGATTTGCCCGCATGTCATGTACCATCGAATCATCTACTAAATAGCTACGTACTGTATGGACCAGTAGATGTGTCCGCCAGATGGCGGACCTCTTCGGACCAGCGCAGCGCAGAAGGAGAAACATCATGAGGACGACCGGATTAGCAACGATTGTCGCTTCCGCCCTGGCCGCGGCTGCGATCGGTGCGACGGCACAGGCCGCCGCTGCACCGACCGGCCCACGCCCAGTGCAAGACACGATCAACCGCCTGGAATCGAATGGTTATAAGGTAATTCTCAACAAGGTCGGATCAGCACCGTTAGATCAGTGCACCGTGAGCGGAATCCGACCGGGACGCGAAGTTACCGAATACCGCCAGAACCGGCGAGATCAGCTCGTCGAGCGCGTCCTATACGAGACCGTCTACGTCGACGCTGCCTGCTGAACAGGCCGGTGGGTGCTCGCATCACCGGACGGTTACCCGCCCGGGGTCGCCGAGGTTGCGATGCCAGGCCGATCGCTTAAGCTGCTCAATCGCAGCAGGTCTTCCCGCGCTTTGTAGCGCGTCGGGCTTTCGGCGAGCTAGCACCCAGCGCGCAGGTCAGCGCGCACTTGGCTGCGGTGAGAACCATCGGGTGCCGTGCAAGACGGATCACTTTGGCTGTCTTGGAATTCGGATCCCTACTCATTCATCCTCCTCGAATGGAGTACCCCCATAGGGTATCGGTTCTCACCCCGCGTGCACAGATCATTAACGCTCTTGTCGAAGGTGAAACGGCTCGCGATGTTTCGTGAAGAGGCGATGACCGCCGCCGAATCGCAGACTGCGCCACGGCCCGCTATCAGCGATCGATCAATCAATCGCGGCCGTCGCGCGATCCGTTCGTTGGATCGACGGACTGCTTCAGAGCCGAGCGCTCTAAGAACGTCTACGATGCCGAGGAGCTACCTCCGGACTCGGTGCCCCCCGGCCTTCCCGGATAGCTGCGTCATCTTCCGTCATGACAGCTAGCTGAGTATCGACACAAAGGTGCGACGATCGTTGGCCGGTTGCAGAGATTTCTATTCGGTGGCTGTTGTCGGAATTCTGTGTCGGAGCGACAATGAGTGCGATGTCGTGCCTTCATACGCGTGAGGTTTTCGCCGCAATCGGTGCGGTGTTAATGCTCGCTGGGTGCGGTTCTGCCGCTGTGTCGCCGACCGCGACATCATCGGCGGGATTGCACTTCGAGGAGCAACCAAGCATTGCATCGGGTGGGCCACGGTCTGTGGGACCGCAGGACTTCGCCAACGCCATCGAGACGGCGGTTGTGGTCACGATCAATGTGCATATCCCGTACGAGGGCGACATCGCCGGGACAGATCTCACCGTCCCGTTCGACCAGCTCCGCGAACAGATCACCGCGTTGCCGACGGCGCGCAGCACTCCGCTGGCAGTTTACTGCCGTTCGGGCCGAATGAGCCGCATCGCCGCTTCGACGTTGGCCGAGTTGGGTTACCACGACGTCGTGGAACTCGCCGGCGGCATGCAGGCCTGGCAACAAAGTGGCAGGCCCGTGGTGTTCAGATGAGCATCGGCGCCGCGGGAGTTGCGGCGCAACATGTCTCGGCCAACGCGGTAGCCGAACGGGCTGAGGGAATGACAAACGATGCCCAAACATCCATCTGAGTTCGTCTGGATCACCTCCGACCCGGCAACACGGCAAGGTGCTCCTTGATGCGGCCTGTCTGCGGGGAGAACCAGAGCACCCGCCCGGGCGAAGTTCTCGCGAATTCCGCTTCGGGTCGCCGTGCGGGTGCCGCAGCGCTACGATGCCCGTACGTAGATAGTACGAATCCGCTGGAGGGCGCCTCATGCGCGACGGAGGCTCTAGGCGGGCAGTTGGGCGGCCGAGAATGGGCGCGCGCGGATTCGGTGAGCTCGAGTCGGTCATCATGGACCGCATGTGGAACCTCGGTCCCGACACATCGACAACCGTACGGGCCGTCTTTGACGAACTCATCGCAGAACGCGACATCGCCTATACGACGGTCATGTCCACGATGGACAATTTGCATACCAAGGGCTGGTTGGCGCGCGAGCGCGACGGAAAGGCTTACCGGTACTGGCCGACGCTGACGCGGGAGGAGCATAGCGCTGATGTGATGCAAGAAGCTCTCGATGGTGGTGGGCGGCCCGAACTGGTGCTCGGCTACTTCGTTGAGCAGATCGGACCCGAAGGATCGGCGCGCTTGCGCGCTGCGCTGCGACGGCCCCCGAAGCGGTTCAAGAAATAGACATCGCCCGGCTGCCAGCTAAATCACTCGATATCGACATCAGCTGGTGGCCGCACGGCGGTTCGGTTGAGCCCATGGCAACGCCCGTGCGCGACACCGCTTCTGCGAGGTGAAGCAAGAGTTGAAGGCACCCGTTCGGCTCGCCGTCTCCCTCGGTGACGAGCAGCCGCAAACTCACCGTCATTGTCCGTTTGCCGATAGGAGAGCGCCACCCGCGAGCTGGTGATCGTTAGGGCATACCTGGCGCCGAAGTCTTGCGCCGGTCTGTGATGGGCATAAAACCACCACACAGCCGTCAGCTCACTGGGTCTTGAATCTGAGTGCCCGCGCGAATCGGCGTGTCTGGATGAGTGCTAGTCCCAGTAGCGCGAACCCGAGACAGTAGATCGCAGCTCCGCTGGCGATCTGCGCCGTGGTGGGTGAGCGCAGTCCGGCGGGCACATAGACCTCACGCTCGACCGAACTGCTTCCCTGCCATTGCGCGTCAATCGGTATCCACGATTCGACCGTTTCGCCGGCACGGTCAAGTTCGATGTAGATGAACCAGCGCCCTGCTTGGGGAAGGTGAATCGCGCCGGTGAACCGGCCTGGGCCAACGTGATTGAGCGGTGCGGTGAGTGCTTGTCCACCCCGACGTGCTACCACCTCTTCGGCTACCAGTCCCGGGGTGGACTCCGCCGTGATCGCCTCGAGTTGGATGTTTCCTCGGCCATCGCCGCTTACGCTCCATCGCACTGACGTTATGTGTTGTCCTTGCCCAGGATCGTGGGCGATCGCCTGGGGCGCGGGACCCAGGATCCACGTTGTGGCGCCGGCCAGCAGCGTAACGGCTGCTGCCCCAATCCTGTGCGCGCGAAGGGATGTGGCCGCCGCAAGCGCGAGGCCCACGGCAATGATCGGTACGGCGACCACGCCGATTTCTCCCGGTGGCATATTCGCCGTGCCGAGCGCTGAGGCGATCCAAGACAATGCGGCCACGGCCGCGCAGGTAGCCCCATATCGTGCAGCAGGTCCGCGCCAGGGCAGATCGGCCACGGCAAGGCCCAGCACTGCTAAGGGAATGTCGGGGGTACTGCGGCCCAGCGCGATGAGCACCACGATGACGATGAGACGCAGTGTGACGTAGAGAAGGACGCTGCGCCCGACGGAATATGGTGTGGGGACTAGCGCGCGGATGATGAAGACGCTGAGTAGGCCAGAAGCAAGAAGTACTGGAAGATAGAAGACTTGGCTGAATTGCGGAACGTCGGTGTCGTACTCGAGGACTGTCATCATCGCGCTGCCGAGCACCAACGCGGACAGGGCAGCCTCGACGACGCCGTGCCGTGTCGGTCGCACGCCGGCCAGAAGCCCGATAGCCATCGTTGTGGAGGCGAACACGACAAGCATGTGTGGAGGGCTCCACAACACGGCGTCACGCCCGAAGGCGTCGTGCCAAAACGCGTCCAGCGGCGCCGCGGCGAAGGTGACCGCACTCCCCAATCCGGCCAGCAGCAACCCCGGTTGCCTGAGCGCTCCCCGTAGCGACCGAGTGCCACAAACTGCGACTAGTCCCCAGCTGAGGACCACGAGAGCCACCACGGCAACACTGCCGTACAACACCAGATGCGGCGCGATCAGGGCCGTATCCCGGCCAATGTCGGTGTGCCAGGCGTCGTCCCAGTAGGTCGCGAACAACGCTGCCGATCCGGCGGCGGCGGCCACTGCGCCCAGGGCCGGCGAAAGAGTGATATGAGGCGTACTCATATATGAGACGGACATGTCTCAACTATGATGACCGCGTGGCGCACAGTCAAGACCGGCCGACGAGTTCAGGCCATATCGAGCCGCGGCTCATCGACGCGACAGCCGCCGCGATCGCCCGCTGGGGCCTCCAAGGCACAACCCGAGAGCGGATCGCCGCCGAAGCCGGGGTGTCTCGAGCCACGATCTACCGGCGCGATGTGACCCGCGATCAGCTGGTCACTGCGCTGACCGAACGTGCCGGACAAACCTTCCGCAACGCGATATGGCCGGCCATCACCGGACGCGGAACGGCGGCGCAGCGGCTTGAGGCCGCGCTCGAGGCGATGTGCTCGGCCGCCGACGAATACCTACCACTGCTCGCTGGCATGTTTCTGGCACATGGCGAGATCTTCCATCAGCCGGGACCCGAGGCGTTGACGGTCGACATCTTCGCTGAGCCTTTTGAGCGGCTGCTTATCGACGGCGCGGGGGATGGGACGCTGCGCCGTCTGCCAGAGACGGTCACCGCGACGGTGCTGTTCAATATGGTCGGCTGGGGCTACATCCACCTGCGTGCAAGTCACCACTGGAGTCAGGAAGCCGCCCGACGCAACGTAATTGAACTCGCGCTACACGGTTTGGTCGCACGTCACGACGATGGGTGATCTTCAGGACTAAAAGCATTGTGCGCCTGCGCTTCAGTAGGAATGCAGGCGGCGGCCTGCACCCGATTGACCGAACACATGAATGAGGCTCACTCGCCACGTATCGAGCCGGATGCGCACAGAGCAGGCGACTGGGGGCAGCGAGCTTCAACTGCGCTACATACCCCCCGGTGGGGTATCGTGCGCCCAGAATACCCCCGGGGGGTACTTGCGCAGAGCGGTGCGCAGCGCTAGCCTCCTAGATACCCCATGGGGGTATATGAGAGGAGATCTGATGACTGCAATATCGACTACGGTCGACTGGCATCTTCGTGGTGACTGGTTCGACGTATGCAGCTGCAAGCTGCCCTGCCCGTGCAGCTTCGCACAGGAACCCACCCACGGCGACTGCCTTTTCACCTTGGTCTGGCATATCCGAGACGGACACTTCGGTGAGGTGGATCTCGACGGGTTGAACGTGGTTTCGCTCGGCGAGTTCACCGGCAACATGTGGGTCGGCGACCCTGACGCCATGATGAGGTTGATGTTCTACATCGATTCCAGCGCCGATCCCGCCCAGCGCGACGCCCTGGAGCGGATCTTCACCGGTAAGGAGGGCGGCTGGCCGGCCCAATTCGCCAGTCTCATCGAAGATCTGCGGGCGATCGAGTACGCACCCATCACGTTCGAGGCAGCCGATGACCTCGGCTTCTGGCGCGCCGAAATCCCGGGGAAGGTCGACCTTCGTGTGGCTGCGCTGACCGGACCGACCTCGGATCCCGATCACCGTGTGACCACCGCCAACGCGCCCGGTGCCGAAGTCGGCCCCGGCCAAATCGCGACCTGGGGTGTTGTGGAGCGGGACCACGCTGTGGGCTTTGACTGGTCCCACGATCACCGCGGTGGCTCGAGCAAGCATTTTCCGTTCGACTGGCGGCCCGACAGCGTAGGCGAATCCGCGGTCACGCCAGAAGCCACTTCCGACAAGGCGTCCTCATGCCAGTGCCACGCCTGAGCGCTGTTACCGCCTGAAAACATCTCCCAAAGTCGGGTGGCCGCCCAGGACATCGACGGTTCTGAGCTGGCCGCCGGTGGCTCAGCCGCCGCGCAGGCTTCGAATACGCGTGGACAAAGGCCACCGATGGCGCATTTCCCAAGGGACGCATCCGATGGTGCCTCCGCTACACCGGCTC contains:
- a CDS encoding BlaI/MecI/CopY family transcriptional regulator; this translates as MGARGFGELESVIMDRMWNLGPDTSTTVRAVFDELIAERDIAYTTVMSTMDNLHTKGWLARERDGKAYRYWPTLTREEHSADVMQEALDGGGRPELVLGYFVEQIGPEGSARLRAALRRPPKRFKK
- the lpqS gene encoding putative copper homeostasis (lipo)protein LpqS, yielding MSYKDARSSRRLRQAVALAVVVWVLIIGADALWASPAEPDNHGPHPIATSLADHFAVALDHSHARQAATHTAHDVLALAVSPRTATILATLVLALGVTASWAFDRWAAGQTIRGPPKRAYLFLSGRQLLARLCIARR
- a CDS encoding DUF1326 domain-containing protein, which translates into the protein MTAISTTVDWHLRGDWFDVCSCKLPCPCSFAQEPTHGDCLFTLVWHIRDGHFGEVDLDGLNVVSLGEFTGNMWVGDPDAMMRLMFYIDSSADPAQRDALERIFTGKEGGWPAQFASLIEDLRAIEYAPITFEAADDLGFWRAEIPGKVDLRVAALTGPTSDPDHRVTTANAPGAEVGPGQIATWGVVERDHAVGFDWSHDHRGGSSKHFPFDWRPDSVGESAVTPEATSDKASSCQCHA
- a CDS encoding L,D-transpeptidase codes for the protein MLRGLVVWAVTAAAVVFGAPAAGSGAAASSSVDNRVALLRPQPGQVVGIAHPVLVAFTTPVKDRTAVERSIKVTASQPVTGRFTWVSDSFLEWNPDGFWPAHSTITVGVGGMKSEFTTGAAVVSVADISAHTFTVSIDDQVVREMPASLGKPGFDTPVGTFSVLEKQRNVVFDSRTIGIPLDDPEGYLIDGEYGVRVTWGGVYVHSAPWSVGSQGSANVSHGCINLSPENAEWYFNTVHVGDPVIVRS
- a CDS encoding TetR/AcrR family transcriptional regulator codes for the protein MAHSQDRPTSSGHIEPRLIDATAAAIARWGLQGTTRERIAAEAGVSRATIYRRDVTRDQLVTALTERAGQTFRNAIWPAITGRGTAAQRLEAALEAMCSAADEYLPLLAGMFLAHGEIFHQPGPEALTVDIFAEPFERLLIDGAGDGTLRRLPETVTATVLFNMVGWGYIHLRASHHWSQEAARRNVIELALHGLVARHDDG
- a CDS encoding rhodanese-like domain-containing protein: MGPQDFANAIETAVVVTINVHIPYEGDIAGTDLTVPFDQLREQITALPTARSTPLAVYCRSGRMSRIAASTLAELGYHDVVELAGGMQAWQQSGRPVVFR
- a CDS encoding M56 family metallopeptidase; its protein translation is MSIAACLLLYSVAVVVLGPPVLGFLTRGGHAPRCGVAAWLIAIVTVLLTWATIAVLVILDVFAHWHQRGSFVESCFEMLCDLAAGKAGSAPQLMLLAGSAGAVGAVAVIGIRLVRTIGRLRAHAHGHAQAVRLVGRPRTERDVFVVDAAERTAYCVSGKPPAIVVTTAAVAALDERELGAVIAHERAHLDGHHPRTVTALRSLALVFPRFALMTRGAAEVSRLLEMCADDAAARRHGNRALLTGLMALAGGAPAAALGAADVAVLNRAERLALPPAHHVRVRAQAALTSASTLIALAPLGTIMLGVSGVLMCR
- a CDS encoding PLP-dependent cysteine synthase family protein; translated protein: MNNVLSIHSTDLTSSRYRGLGRNHRPGTMVGRTPVLRISQPFCDDESGFWAKLEGFNPGGMKDRPAMYMVERGRARGDLRPGARVIESTSGTLGLGLALAGTVYGHPVTLVADPGMEPIMHRMLSAFGADIQVVSEPHPEGGWQQARRERVAELLAQYPHSWYPDQYNNPDNVDAYQDLALELHAQLGAIDVLVCSVGTGGHSAGVARVLREFNPDMRLIGVDTIGSTIFGQPAATRLMRGLGSSIYPSNVDYAAFDEVHWVGPAEAVWACRTLAATHYASGGWSVGAVALVAGWVARNHSTDTTIAAVFPDGPQRYFDTVYNDDYCREHHLLNGPPPEEPAVISHPSEQVVSSWTRCLKVVDPVRSGR
- a CDS encoding BlaI/MecI/CopY family transcriptional regulator, encoding MRVRGFGELEAVVMDRVWNRDPETVTVREIFEELSAERRIAYTTVMSTMDNLHTKGWLERERDGRAYRYWAIMTREEHTAQLMREALDGGGRSELVLSYFIEQIGPKESERLREALRRLARRSTKAKRR